A DNA window from Amycolatopsis sp. DSM 110486 contains the following coding sequences:
- a CDS encoding acyl-CoA dehydrogenase family protein, whose translation MDFTLSPDQEQFRTILRGFVDAEIVPVARDWEHEGRYPAEIVAKMADLGLFGLMIPDEYGGGEADFVSFTLMFEEISRGWMGIAGILGSHSLACWMLAHHGTAEQKQRYLPELATGQRRTGIALTEPDAGTDLQGIRTTATRDGDSYVVSGTKMWITNARHADPLPVLVKTDRTTTPAHKGMSVLLVDADSPGFQVTRDIPKLGYKGTESCEVVLDEVRVPAANLLGGVEGRGLQQVLSALEVGRLNIAGRSLGIAQRAYDEALAYSSQRKAFGKPIAEFQATQIRIAEMATQLQAARLLTYWSASSLDRGERSDLQTGMAKLFASEVALQAAQDSMRVHGGYSYSTEFEIERLYRDSILMTIGEGTSDVMRTVIAKSLIAGKGRVGW comes from the coding sequence GTGGATTTCACGCTGAGCCCCGACCAGGAGCAGTTCCGCACGATCCTGCGCGGCTTCGTCGACGCGGAGATCGTGCCCGTCGCCCGCGACTGGGAACACGAAGGCCGCTACCCGGCCGAGATCGTGGCGAAGATGGCCGACCTCGGCCTGTTCGGGCTGATGATCCCCGACGAGTACGGCGGTGGCGAGGCCGACTTCGTCTCGTTCACCCTGATGTTCGAGGAGATCTCGCGCGGCTGGATGGGCATCGCGGGCATCCTGGGCAGCCACTCGCTCGCGTGCTGGATGCTCGCCCACCACGGCACCGCCGAGCAGAAGCAGCGCTACCTGCCCGAGCTCGCCACGGGGCAGCGCCGCACCGGCATCGCGCTCACCGAGCCCGACGCCGGCACCGACCTGCAGGGCATCCGCACCACCGCCACCCGCGACGGCGACAGCTACGTGGTCAGCGGAACCAAGATGTGGATCACCAACGCCCGCCACGCCGACCCGTTGCCTGTGCTCGTGAAAACCGACCGCACGACGACACCGGCGCACAAGGGCATGAGCGTGCTGCTCGTCGACGCGGACTCACCGGGTTTCCAGGTCACGCGCGACATCCCGAAGCTCGGCTACAAGGGCACCGAATCGTGCGAGGTCGTGCTCGACGAGGTCCGGGTGCCGGCGGCGAACCTGCTCGGCGGCGTTGAAGGACGCGGGTTGCAGCAGGTGCTCTCGGCGCTGGAGGTCGGCCGCCTCAACATCGCCGGCCGCAGCCTCGGCATCGCCCAGCGCGCCTACGACGAGGCCCTCGCGTACTCCTCGCAGCGCAAGGCGTTCGGCAAGCCGATCGCCGAGTTCCAGGCCACGCAGATCCGCATCGCGGAGATGGCGACGCAGCTGCAGGCCGCGCGGCTGCTCACCTACTGGTCGGCGTCCTCTTTGGACCGCGGCGAACGCTCTGACCTGCAGACGGGTATGGCCAAGCTGTTCGCTTCGGAGGTCGCCCTGCAGGCCGCGCAGGACTCCATGCGGGTGCACGGTGGTTATTCCTACTCCACGGAGTTCGAAATCGAACGCCTCTACCGCGACTCGATCCTCATGACGATCGGCGAGGGCACC